In Sphingobacterium sp. PCS056, the following proteins share a genomic window:
- the frr gene encoding ribosome recycling factor gives MNELISLELDDCKESMSKAVSFTESELTKIRAGKASPAMLDGISVDYYGSPTPLSQVSNINTTDARTIVIQPWEKQLINAIEKAITDANLGVNPQNDGIVIRLVIPALTEERRRDLVRKAKEETEKGRVVVRNIRKETNESLKKLKNDGASEDEIKVGEAEVQKLTDLFIAKVDKLAELKEKDIMTV, from the coding sequence ATGAATGAATTGATTTCACTTGAATTGGACGATTGTAAGGAGAGTATGTCCAAAGCTGTTTCTTTTACAGAATCAGAATTAACAAAAATTCGTGCCGGAAAGGCTTCGCCCGCTATGTTAGATGGTATTTCCGTAGATTACTATGGATCTCCAACTCCATTGTCTCAAGTTAGTAATATTAATACAACTGATGCACGTACAATTGTTATCCAACCATGGGAAAAACAATTGATCAATGCGATTGAAAAGGCTATTACTGATGCTAATCTTGGTGTAAATCCACAAAACGATGGTATTGTCATCCGTTTGGTAATTCCTGCTTTGACAGAAGAAAGAAGACGCGACCTTGTTAGAAAGGCAAAAGAAGAAACTGAAAAAGGCCGTGTTGTCGTTCGTAATATCCGTAAAGAAACTAATGAGTCTTTGAAAAAGTTGAAAAATGACGGAGCTTCTGAAGACGAAATTAAAGTTGGTGAAGCTGAGGTTCAAAAATTGACTGATTTATTTATTGCAAAAGTCGATAAATTAGCTGAATTAAAAGAAAAAGATATCATGACGGTATAA
- a CDS encoding sugar phosphate isomerase/epimerase family protein: MNNSRRQFIKKAGLGLSAAYFLPQLLSCENKKMGIDSPFTNLGVQLYSIRDLMATNPTDSLQQVAKIGYKHVETYGIDPATKSFWGLDYKALKKVLDDNGLKSHSGHYDMSKYFSRNHQDKEDLNIYFDAAKELGQEYVIAPVSPMFDISALKKDDYLYIAEQLNKAGEEAKKHGLKVAFHNHFWEFRDLGNGTRGEEVLLAFTEPDLVDFELDLYWAEKAGMNPVSLFEKFPNRFKLWHIKDMDKGFTKTIVGPEFDKLDFGAISKEVKYTEVGTGHIDFIAIAQAKAKAGLKYAFVEQDDIYIPNKFESLKKSYDYVQEHLGKI; encoded by the coding sequence ATGAATAATTCACGCCGTCAATTTATCAAAAAAGCTGGTCTTGGACTTTCTGCCGCATATTTCCTACCACAGTTACTCTCTTGTGAAAATAAAAAAATGGGTATTGATTCTCCCTTTACCAACCTAGGGGTGCAGCTTTATTCTATTCGTGATCTGATGGCAACAAATCCAACAGATTCCTTACAGCAGGTTGCAAAGATTGGCTATAAACACGTAGAGACATATGGAATAGATCCCGCTACAAAATCTTTTTGGGGTCTAGATTACAAAGCCTTAAAAAAAGTATTGGATGATAATGGATTAAAGTCGCACAGTGGTCATTACGACATGTCAAAATACTTTAGTCGTAATCATCAGGATAAAGAGGATCTGAATATCTACTTTGATGCCGCAAAAGAACTTGGTCAAGAGTATGTCATAGCCCCAGTATCTCCCATGTTTGACATTTCGGCTTTGAAGAAAGATGATTATCTATACATAGCAGAACAATTGAATAAGGCTGGTGAAGAGGCTAAAAAGCATGGATTGAAAGTTGCTTTCCATAATCATTTTTGGGAATTTAGGGATTTAGGTAATGGTACTAGAGGTGAGGAAGTTCTATTAGCATTTACTGAACCTGATCTGGTTGATTTTGAGCTTGATTTATATTGGGCTGAAAAAGCGGGAATGAATCCAGTCAGTTTGTTTGAGAAATTCCCTAATCGATTCAAATTATGGCATATCAAAGACATGGATAAAGGGTTTACTAAAACAATTGTCGGTCCTGAATTTGATAAATTAGATTTCGGTGCGATCTCGAAAGAAGTGAAATATACAGAGGTGGGTACTGGTCATATTGATTTCATCGCTATCGCTCAAGCGAAAGCAAAAGCAGGTTTAAAATATGCTTTTGTAGAACAAGATGACATTTATATACCTAACAAGTTTGAGAGTTTAAAAAAGAGCTACGACTACGTACAGGAGCATTTAGGGAAAATATGA
- the bshA gene encoding N-acetyl-alpha-D-glucosaminyl L-malate synthase BshA, with amino-acid sequence MKIGIVCYPTFGGSGVVATELGKALATHGHQVHFITYRQPARLDFFSENLFYHEVAVSQYPLFDFLPYESALASKLVDVVRFEKLDVIHVHYAIPHASAAFMAKQILLTYGINIPVVTTLHGTDITLVGKDKSFSPVVTFSINQSDGVTTVSQSLKDQTLTFFDIKRDIQVIPNFIDLERFSIKDRSHFKRAIAPGNERILIHTSNFRKVKNTGDVIRIFQKVNEHIPSKLLMVGDGPERTNAEELCRDLGVCQDVRFLGKQDAVEEILSVSDLFLMPSSSESFGLAALEAMACKVPVISTNTGGLPELNVNGETGFLSDIGDVDEMAKNAIYILEDNDRLEKFKDAALARAKTFQLSNIMPQYEEYYREVIEKVKNS; translated from the coding sequence ATGAAAATTGGGATTGTATGTTATCCAACATTCGGCGGTAGTGGCGTCGTAGCGACAGAACTTGGAAAGGCTTTGGCTACGCATGGACATCAGGTTCATTTCATCACTTACCGGCAACCTGCGCGCTTAGACTTTTTTTCGGAAAATCTATTTTATCATGAAGTCGCTGTTTCACAATACCCACTTTTTGATTTTTTACCTTACGAATCGGCATTGGCGAGTAAACTGGTGGATGTTGTCCGTTTTGAAAAATTGGACGTTATTCATGTTCATTATGCCATCCCACATGCTTCAGCGGCCTTTATGGCTAAACAAATTTTGTTAACATATGGCATTAATATTCCTGTTGTAACAACACTACACGGTACAGATATCACTTTAGTTGGTAAGGATAAAAGTTTTAGCCCTGTTGTGACGTTTTCCATCAATCAGTCCGATGGTGTAACGACGGTATCACAAAGTTTAAAAGATCAAACGCTTACATTTTTCGATATTAAAAGAGATATTCAAGTTATTCCAAACTTTATTGACTTGGAAAGATTCAGTATCAAAGATCGCTCTCATTTCAAAAGAGCAATTGCTCCCGGCAATGAGCGTATTTTGATCCATACTTCAAACTTCAGAAAAGTAAAAAATACAGGTGATGTTATTCGTATTTTCCAAAAAGTAAATGAACATATTCCGAGTAAGCTATTGATGGTCGGTGACGGTCCTGAACGAACCAACGCGGAAGAATTGTGTCGTGATCTGGGTGTATGTCAAGATGTTCGATTTTTAGGAAAGCAGGATGCTGTAGAAGAAATTTTATCGGTTTCGGATCTCTTTCTAATGCCATCAAGTTCCGAAAGTTTTGGTCTTGCAGCTTTGGAGGCAATGGCTTGTAAAGTTCCCGTTATTTCTACCAATACAGGGGGATTACCGGAACTGAATGTAAATGGTGAGACGGGTTTTTTAAGTGACATCGGTGATGTGGATGAGATGGCAAAAAATGCGATCTATATATTAGAGGATAATGATCGTCTAGAAAAATTTAAAGATGCTGCATTAGCACGCGCGAAAACATTTCAGCTCAGTAATATCATGCCCCAGTATGAAGAATATTATAGAGAAGTGATAGAAAAAGTTAAAAATTCCTAA
- a CDS encoding DnaJ C-terminal domain-containing protein yields the protein MAFVDYYKVLGIEKTASTDDVKKAYRKLARKYHPDLNPNDEAAKQKFQEINEANEVLSDSEKRKKYDQYGENWQRGEEYEKAQQQYRQSGGNTYGGSQSYSGNFDDGQFSDFFEQMFGSRAGGGRRNNFRGQDLNADLELTQQQAYTTHAQTFTINGKNIRITIQAGMEDGQKIKLKGLGSEGLNGGPKGDLYITFHIVPDPKFKRQGNDLYTSLDIDLYTAILGGEGILETYGGKVKLKIHPETQNNAKVRLKGKGFPIYKKEGEYGDLYVTINIVIPTNLTDKEKELFQQLADLKK from the coding sequence ATGGCATTTGTAGATTACTATAAAGTACTAGGTATTGAAAAAACCGCATCTACTGATGATGTGAAAAAGGCGTATCGCAAATTAGCGCGAAAATATCATCCTGATCTTAATCCTAACGATGAGGCTGCGAAACAAAAATTTCAGGAAATCAATGAGGCAAACGAAGTGCTTTCAGATAGTGAAAAGCGTAAAAAGTACGATCAATATGGAGAAAACTGGCAACGTGGTGAGGAATATGAGAAAGCACAGCAGCAGTATCGTCAATCGGGAGGCAATACCTATGGTGGATCTCAAAGCTACTCAGGTAATTTTGACGATGGACAATTTTCTGATTTTTTTGAACAAATGTTTGGTAGCAGAGCCGGTGGTGGAAGAAGAAATAATTTCCGTGGTCAGGATCTGAATGCCGACTTAGAGTTGACACAACAACAAGCATACACCACGCATGCACAGACCTTTACCATTAATGGAAAAAATATCCGCATCACCATCCAAGCTGGTATGGAAGATGGTCAAAAAATAAAACTAAAGGGTCTTGGCAGTGAGGGACTCAATGGAGGGCCCAAAGGCGACCTTTACATCACTTTTCACATTGTTCCCGACCCAAAGTTCAAGAGACAGGGAAATGATCTGTATACGTCTTTAGATATTGATTTATACACCGCTATTTTGGGAGGTGAGGGTATTCTTGAGACATATGGTGGTAAAGTAAAACTTAAAATTCATCCGGAAACACAAAACAATGCCAAAGTAAGATTAAAAGGAAAAGGTTTCCCTATCTATAAAAAAGAAGGTGAATACGGTGATTTATATGTCACTATAAATATTGTTATCCCGACTAATCTAACGGATAAAGAAAAGGAACTATTCCAACAATTAGCTGATCTAAAAAAATAA
- a CDS encoding TonB family protein: MIAYLILANLSLIAFYIIYHVFLRKLTFFQGNRVYLLSAVVLSFTLPAIRFIDLSNLAYKAKLMPAISLELAELSIPEIKIVHQHHFSQLNWNFELIYWLSISIAVLYFLIRLIRLYQRFNQSEGNTSFSFLSFIYIGQEAKHNTIIYRHELVHVQQGHSYDILLIEIVRIFNWFNPVLFFYIKELKFQHECIADQLCAATDKTSYAELLIANALRVPTHILSHEFASESILKKRIMMLFQNRSKKSNQWKYTLMIPIAGIIGFAGLVLNNTVDAKTELIKVIDVKLPAVSHAVSSLIEMPELEQEDKIYARPEVLPQPVGGMQAYMKYIGQNFKYTKEMTDNHITGTISVGFTVEKDGRVTHVKAKNDLGFGSALAAEAVVKNGKKWKAGIHKGKPVRVAFTLPIKIDHVKFPPPIVTKDQVSHDSNQKYILQSSSTVQEDSNPGPNTIFSAVEVKPNPPQGMGEFMKYIGAHYSYPSEALKNGINGVVEVSFIVEKDGSLSNVEIKKDLKYGTGQAAVDVIKNYPEKWRPGIQNGHTVRVAYTLPIRLNTIIQ; encoded by the coding sequence ATGATCGCTTATCTCATTTTAGCCAATTTAAGTTTAATTGCATTCTATATCATTTACCATGTGTTTTTGCGCAAACTAACTTTTTTTCAGGGAAATAGAGTTTATTTATTGAGTGCAGTAGTATTGTCTTTTACTCTACCAGCGATACGGTTTATAGATTTATCCAATCTAGCTTATAAAGCGAAGTTAATGCCTGCTATCTCTCTCGAATTGGCCGAATTGAGTATTCCTGAAATCAAAATCGTTCATCAGCATCATTTTTCGCAATTAAACTGGAATTTTGAGCTCATATATTGGCTTTCGATATCCATTGCAGTTCTGTATTTTTTGATTCGATTAATCAGACTTTATCAGCGATTTAATCAATCAGAGGGAAATACATCATTTTCTTTTCTAAGTTTTATTTATATCGGTCAGGAAGCTAAGCACAATACCATCATTTATCGTCATGAATTGGTTCATGTTCAGCAAGGTCATTCTTATGATATTTTATTAATAGAGATCGTCCGAATTTTTAACTGGTTCAATCCTGTACTCTTTTTTTATATCAAAGAATTGAAATTTCAGCATGAATGTATTGCTGATCAACTTTGTGCTGCAACAGATAAAACATCTTATGCAGAATTATTAATCGCAAATGCACTTCGCGTGCCCACTCATATCTTATCACATGAGTTTGCCAGTGAGTCCATTTTAAAAAAGAGAATTATGATGTTATTTCAAAATAGATCAAAAAAATCCAATCAATGGAAATATACTTTGATGATTCCAATTGCTGGTATCATTGGTTTTGCAGGACTTGTTTTAAATAATACAGTCGATGCTAAGACCGAACTGATTAAAGTCATAGATGTAAAATTACCAGCAGTGTCACATGCCGTAAGTTCACTGATTGAAATGCCAGAATTAGAACAAGAGGATAAAATTTATGCTAGACCTGAAGTCTTACCTCAGCCAGTTGGAGGTATGCAGGCTTATATGAAATACATTGGTCAGAATTTCAAGTATACAAAAGAAATGACTGACAACCATATAACAGGTACAATTTCAGTAGGATTTACTGTTGAAAAAGATGGTCGCGTAACCCATGTGAAAGCAAAAAATGATTTAGGATTTGGATCTGCTCTAGCAGCTGAAGCCGTTGTTAAAAATGGGAAAAAATGGAAAGCAGGAATTCACAAAGGAAAGCCCGTACGTGTTGCATTTACACTTCCAATTAAAATCGATCATGTCAAATTTCCTCCTCCTATAGTCACTAAAGATCAGGTATCTCATGATAGCAATCAAAAATACATTTTGCAGAGCTCATCAACAGTTCAAGAAGATAGTAATCCAGGACCAAATACCATATTTAGTGCTGTCGAAGTAAAACCTAATCCCCCTCAGGGCATGGGAGAATTCATGAAATATATTGGTGCTCATTATAGCTATCCTTCCGAAGCATTGAAAAACGGAATAAACGGTGTAGTAGAAGTTAGTTTTATTGTTGAAAAGGATGGAAGCCTTTCCAATGTAGAAATTAAAAAGGATTTAAAGTATGGAACCGGTCAGGCGGCAGTTGATGTCATTAAAAATTATCCTGAAAAATGGAGGCCTGGCATTCAAAACGGACATACTGTGCGCGTTGCTTACACATTGCCCATCCGATTAAACACAATCATTCAATAA
- the pyrH gene encoding UMP kinase, which produces MKYKRILLKLSGESLMGDQSYGIDIKRVAQYAKDIKELHTQGLEIAIVIGGGNIYRGLSAEQSGMDRVQADYMGMLATVINSMALQDGLEKVGLKTRLLTAIKMEQICEPFIRRRAVRHLEKGRIVIFGAGTGNPYFTTDTAASLRAIEINADAVLKGTRVDGIYTADPEKDPSATRFDEISFTEVYQRGLNVMDMTAFTLCQENNLPIIVFDMNKPGNLSKLANGEPVGTIVR; this is translated from the coding sequence ATGAAATACAAACGTATCCTATTAAAACTTAGCGGCGAATCCTTAATGGGAGATCAAAGCTATGGCATTGACATCAAGAGAGTTGCACAATATGCAAAAGATATCAAAGAGTTACATACTCAAGGTTTAGAAATTGCTATTGTTATTGGTGGAGGTAATATCTATAGAGGTTTAAGTGCAGAGCAGTCTGGTATGGACCGTGTACAAGCGGATTATATGGGCATGTTAGCAACTGTCATCAATAGTATGGCGCTGCAAGATGGTCTTGAAAAAGTAGGTTTAAAAACTCGTTTGTTGACAGCAATCAAGATGGAACAGATCTGCGAGCCTTTTATTCGTAGAAGAGCTGTTCGTCACTTGGAAAAGGGACGTATTGTGATATTCGGAGCGGGAACTGGTAACCCTTATTTTACAACAGATACTGCAGCTTCGCTTCGTGCGATTGAAATTAACGCTGATGCAGTTTTAAAAGGTACTCGTGTGGATGGTATTTATACGGCAGATCCTGAGAAAGACCCTTCTGCTACTCGTTTTGATGAAATTTCGTTTACAGAAGTTTATCAAAGGGGTCTAAATGTCATGGACATGACAGCTTTTACATTGTGTCAAGAGAACAACTTACCGATTATTGTGTTCGATATGAACAAACCTGGTAACTTGTCAAAATTAGCAAATGGAGAACCAGTAGGTACTATCGTACGCTAA
- a CDS encoding DUF1003 domain-containing protein, with product MKTFVSSISGKTFPISSKVLGSTLRSSIFDLVKEDFPQFSKESLISSNELDGYKEKYISTILKNELGELKQLDKLVVESLSNNQVLSASIDQEEIKESFGERIADKVANFGGSWTFILSFLAFLMCWIFFNIYWLNDKGFDPYPFILLNLLLSCIAALQAPVIMMSQNRQEDKDRKRAQNDYMINLKAELEIRTLHEKVDHLLIHKEQELIEMQQFQLDIIKDLIEKIDKLERNTHDK from the coding sequence ATGAAGACTTTTGTAAGTAGCATATCAGGAAAAACTTTTCCGATCAGTAGTAAAGTCCTGGGATCAACATTAAGAAGCTCCATTTTTGATCTTGTTAAAGAAGACTTTCCACAATTTTCCAAAGAATCGTTGATTTCATCTAATGAATTGGACGGATATAAAGAAAAATATATTTCCACAATTTTAAAAAATGAATTGGGAGAGTTGAAACAGCTTGATAAGTTAGTGGTTGAAAGTTTAAGTAACAATCAAGTACTCAGTGCTTCAATCGACCAAGAAGAAATCAAAGAATCTTTTGGTGAGCGCATAGCAGACAAAGTCGCTAATTTTGGAGGAAGTTGGACCTTTATCTTATCTTTTCTGGCATTTTTGATGTGTTGGATCTTTTTTAACATTTATTGGTTAAATGATAAGGGATTCGATCCATATCCATTTATTTTGCTCAATTTGTTATTATCATGTATAGCAGCACTACAAGCACCCGTCATTATGATGAGTCAAAATAGACAAGAAGATAAGGATCGAAAACGTGCTCAAAATGACTATATGATCAATCTAAAGGCCGAATTGGAGATTCGTACTTTACATGAAAAAGTTGATCATTTATTGATTCATAAAGAGCAAGAATTAATCGAAATGCAACAGTTTCAGCTCGATATCATTAAGGATCTAATTGAAAAAATAGATAAATTAGAGAGAAATACTCATGATAAATAA
- a CDS encoding BlaI/MecI/CopY family transcriptional regulator, with product MNEIKELTKAEEQIMHELWEMNGAFVKEVIDRLPEPKPAYNTVSTIVRILETKGFLEHESYGKSHRYIPKISKEEYKKLITGKLLHNYFDNSATSMLSYFLEENKLDLGEVNELLEMIAKQKKM from the coding sequence ATGAACGAAATTAAAGAACTTACAAAAGCTGAAGAGCAAATTATGCATGAGCTATGGGAAATGAATGGAGCCTTTGTTAAAGAAGTGATCGATCGTTTACCAGAACCAAAACCAGCATATAATACAGTTTCTACAATAGTGCGCATTTTGGAAACCAAGGGTTTTCTGGAGCACGAATCTTATGGGAAAAGCCATCGTTATATCCCAAAGATTTCAAAAGAAGAATATAAAAAACTAATAACAGGAAAACTATTGCATAATTATTTTGATAACTCAGCTACGAGTATGCTATCTTATTTTTTAGAAGAAAATAAGTTGGACCTTGGTGAAGTCAATGAGTTATTAGAGATGATTGCAAAACAAAAGAAAATGTAG
- a CDS encoding chaperone modulator CbpM: MERTLIKLSDYCLSGKAEITFIDTLNEYGLLHIIIEQEEKYIEEDQLKDLERFSDWYYDLDVNPAGIEVAHHLIQKVEALQHELYRLKNQLKSWDT, from the coding sequence ATGGAACGGACTCTTATAAAATTATCGGATTACTGCCTTTCAGGGAAAGCTGAAATCACGTTTATTGACACGCTAAATGAATATGGTCTTCTTCACATTATCATTGAACAAGAGGAAAAATATATCGAAGAAGATCAACTTAAAGATTTGGAAAGATTTTCGGATTGGTATTATGATTTGGATGTCAATCCCGCTGGTATAGAGGTTGCCCATCATCTTATTCAAAAAGTAGAGGCACTTCAACATGAATTGTACCGATTAAAAAATCAGCTTAAATCTTGGGACACATAA
- the arfB gene encoding alternative ribosome rescue aminoacyl-tRNA hydrolase ArfB, whose protein sequence is MINKELLIKELTFKFTRSGGAGGQHVNKVSSKVLLQWPVLESMCLNEDQKTLITDVLSNRINKEAIFQLECDTDRSQLKNKEIAIERFLHIVNTALTPMKSRKKTKIPYRKVLDRLDRKAKQAEKKNNRRWSGD, encoded by the coding sequence ATGATAAATAAGGAATTATTAATAAAAGAATTAACATTCAAATTTACGCGTTCAGGTGGCGCAGGTGGACAACATGTTAATAAAGTGTCTTCCAAAGTGCTATTACAATGGCCCGTTTTGGAAAGTATGTGCCTAAATGAAGATCAGAAAACATTGATTACGGATGTTCTAAGTAATAGAATTAATAAAGAAGCGATATTTCAGTTGGAATGTGATACTGATCGTTCCCAATTAAAAAATAAAGAAATAGCTATAGAACGTTTTTTGCATATCGTCAATACCGCTTTGACGCCTATGAAATCTCGTAAGAAGACAAAAATACCATATCGTAAAGTTTTAGATCGATTAGATCGAAAGGCTAAACAGGCCGAAAAGAAAAATAATCGTCGATGGAGTGGAGATTAA
- a CDS encoding TonB-dependent receptor — MKLYLIVLLCLFFNYAFSQNSGSLSGTVVDQDNKPLEKATVSILMQQDSAVLSYSLSNGKGEFNFVKLPANKKLILYISHINSNNHHQDIVLAVEEKKQLDTIKLGGKLLDEVVISVAPPVRMNKDTLEYNTDFFKTRPNANAEELLKQLPGLQINMDGTIYYQGKEVSQVKVNGKDFFASDLRIATRNLDASLIKTVQVYRDKGESKKIVEDEEKLPITINLKFKKDFLRASFGKLYGSAGTRDRYEAGGLFNTFRDTLQVSFIGFGNNINRESFDYNELNQHGGLGRSENYGFNDFGGRNYNGKANDIAAGFNLNNDWGKKSKLNIMYMLKYKKEEGQNTGNQTALFDNVEQFNENEYNTYNNSLSHNVNSLFRYRMDTTAYFEFIPKISINNNDGHSDSWMRTYTKENSLNYSINNNKTERSNFNYDHGFYIEKLLHKNHIISLRNNINIRNDKEEENGNQWTQIFQNPVPSSSLFENKRKNEKSNSTNTFLGYNNKSIEKLNFDFYISFNTIEQGPQESIYYDRDSTGIVHGEQFENSYRFKSEEYISGIKFFWKPVKKLFVNFGTAYAIKDNHFNLLKINERKSTSNGYWLPNINIRFHDFDVSWSKDLESPATYRTQVVTDTLNPLITRLPSFFYENILRQNARFSFNKYKQKYQVGIHININYKDKSEGYKSWRDVSNGHYTVQSFQARSTSNQSFYLYGRYNFKSGKDWTFYISQNTSLYTYQQYASINNVDNKLTNLGINLTQEFSITWKNLIGFTPKYTYSWNKSMNSVKNNPDFLENAYETHKIGAGLNINPLKGFSLETSYSLENRASGLNERENYHILNSSFYYTLKNNSQIKLTGFDILNQNRQNYWGNSGNTTYFQNTITLRQYFLLGYIYKFKVTKLKN, encoded by the coding sequence ATGAAGCTATATCTAATCGTATTGCTATGCTTATTTTTTAATTATGCCTTTTCCCAAAACTCTGGAAGTTTGAGTGGTACTGTCGTTGATCAAGACAATAAACCTCTTGAAAAGGCTACCGTTTCTATTCTCATGCAACAAGATTCAGCTGTACTCTCTTATTCTTTAAGCAATGGGAAGGGGGAATTCAACTTTGTTAAGCTTCCTGCGAATAAAAAATTGATCTTATACATTTCTCATATCAACAGCAATAACCATCATCAAGATATTGTATTGGCTGTTGAAGAAAAAAAACAATTAGATACAATCAAACTTGGAGGTAAGCTTTTAGATGAAGTGGTCATATCAGTAGCTCCCCCTGTCCGGATGAATAAAGATACTCTTGAATACAATACTGATTTTTTTAAAACAAGACCAAATGCTAATGCCGAAGAACTTTTAAAGCAGCTACCAGGACTACAAATCAATATGGATGGTACTATTTATTATCAAGGTAAAGAGGTGTCGCAAGTAAAAGTAAATGGAAAAGATTTTTTTGCAAGCGACCTACGCATAGCAACTCGAAACCTAGATGCTTCTCTTATTAAAACGGTACAAGTATATCGTGATAAAGGTGAATCCAAAAAGATAGTGGAAGATGAAGAAAAATTGCCAATCACGATCAATCTAAAATTCAAAAAAGATTTTCTCAGAGCTAGTTTTGGCAAATTATATGGGAGTGCGGGTACTAGAGATCGCTATGAAGCTGGGGGACTATTCAATACTTTTCGAGATACACTACAAGTGAGTTTTATAGGTTTTGGTAATAATATCAATCGGGAAAGTTTCGACTATAATGAACTTAATCAACATGGTGGACTGGGAAGATCCGAAAATTATGGGTTTAACGATTTTGGCGGACGAAATTATAATGGAAAAGCAAATGATATAGCAGCAGGATTTAACCTCAATAATGACTGGGGAAAAAAAAGTAAGCTAAATATCATGTATATGTTAAAATACAAGAAAGAAGAAGGACAAAATACCGGAAATCAAACTGCTCTTTTTGACAATGTCGAACAATTTAATGAAAATGAATATAATACGTACAACAATTCATTATCACATAATGTCAATTCTCTTTTTAGATATAGGATGGATACTACCGCCTATTTTGAGTTTATCCCTAAGATTTCGATCAACAATAATGATGGACATAGTGATAGTTGGATGAGGACGTATACAAAAGAGAACTCGTTAAACTATAGTATCAATAACAACAAGACCGAGAGGTCTAATTTCAACTATGATCATGGGTTTTATATTGAAAAACTATTACATAAAAACCATATTATCTCATTAAGAAATAACATCAATATTAGAAATGATAAAGAAGAAGAAAACGGAAATCAATGGACTCAAATTTTTCAAAACCCAGTTCCAAGTTCTAGTTTATTTGAAAACAAAAGGAAAAACGAAAAATCAAATAGTACCAATACTTTTCTAGGATATAATAATAAAAGTATTGAAAAATTAAATTTTGACTTTTACATTTCTTTTAACACAATTGAGCAAGGCCCACAAGAAAGTATATACTATGACCGGGATAGTACAGGCATCGTACATGGTGAACAATTTGAGAATAGCTATCGGTTTAAATCGGAAGAATATATATCTGGAATTAAATTCTTTTGGAAACCCGTCAAAAAATTATTCGTAAACTTTGGCACTGCCTATGCAATTAAAGATAATCACTTTAATTTATTGAAGATTAATGAGCGAAAATCGACATCCAATGGATATTGGCTTCCTAATATTAATATCCGATTTCATGATTTTGATGTCTCTTGGTCAAAAGATCTGGAGTCACCAGCGACATATAGAACTCAGGTTGTGACAGATACTTTGAATCCGCTGATAACCCGATTACCATCTTTTTTTTACGAAAATATTCTTCGGCAAAATGCTAGATTCTCCTTTAATAAATACAAACAAAAATACCAGGTCGGTATTCATATCAATATAAATTATAAAGATAAAAGTGAAGGCTACAAAAGTTGGAGAGATGTATCTAATGGTCACTATACGGTCCAATCATTTCAAGCTAGATCTACAAGTAACCAAAGCTTTTATCTCTATGGAAGATACAATTTTAAATCAGGAAAAGATTGGACTTTTTATATTTCTCAAAATACTAGTTTATACACTTATCAGCAATATGCGTCTATCAATAATGTGGATAATAAATTAACAAACCTAGGTATAAATCTGACGCAAGAATTTTCTATTACTTGGAAAAATCTAATTGGTTTTACACCGAAATACACGTATAGCTGGAATAAATCCATGAACTCTGTTAAAAACAATCCTGACTTTCTAGAGAATGCTTATGAAACTCACAAAATCGGAGCGGGACTAAATATAAATCCTTTAAAAGGATTTTCTTTGGAAACTTCTTATTCTTTGGAAAATAGAGCAAGTGGTTTAAATGAAAGAGAAAATTATCATATCTTAAATTCATCTTTTTACTATACCCTGAAAAATAATTCTCAAATTAAGTTAACAGGTTTTGATATATTAAATCAAAATAGACAAAACTATTGGGGCAACAGCGGAAATACAACTTATTTCCAAAATACTATTACTTTGAGACAATACTTTTTATTGGGATATATTTATAAATTTAAAGTAACGAAATTGAAAAATTAA